One Pyrus communis chromosome 4, drPyrComm1.1, whole genome shotgun sequence genomic region harbors:
- the LOC137730681 gene encoding transcription factor bHLH68-like yields the protein MAEECGVAISSSSARLTQQNWWDLVSSTNPWQQQLNQKYSNSSNNCDDLDQDVSNSSTSFTNASNHSSFSVDSSRIMLVDQRSASSNDDLINGEQVSENHIWNHVLLNANANHDLSDDDHGVGENFLDALSSKSLSTHHVMYNEPACEDLKKLDNNSTWEFINSAASNFNNFEKQINGGFMDNNMNISIEKERLTKMSNQVSTWSIATPEPQVVLNNMPPHQIMDQDNKLCSTILHHDRQYSQPNLCHLKPQPFFNDSTSSCNPQMGITNRNSGSSLFSCYSSQIMKVDDQNHGHHNGIEHQIGLNNAMAAYNHTSKYFNGNGSLLSDSYYSSSTSTTAARNLADVGSFTSQLGNKPLIDLHAPKSCFKSFNSSDHSKKQTLQTSSSTRMSSGRGQGIANEGKKKRTDDTSSETVVKKPKQETSTGSSTKIQAPKVKLTDRITALQPIVSPFGKTDTASVLYEAIQYIKFMQDQVHMLLNSPYLKTNSPKDPWTMDRKDYKGDTKVDLKSKGLCLVPVSCTPQVYRENTGSDHWTPTYRGCLYR from the exons ATGGCCGAAGAATGCGGTGTTGCaatctcttcttcctctgcgCGGCTAACGCAACAAAATTGGTGGGATCTTGTCAGCTCTACCAACCCATGGCAGCAGCAGCTAAACCAGAAGTACTCCAACTCTAGTAATAATTGTGATGATCTTGATCAGGATGTTTCAAACTCCAGTACTTCCTTTACCAATGCCTCCAACCACTCAAGCTTCAGTGTCGACTCCTCTCGCATAATGCTTGTTGATCAGCGTTCTGCTTCTTCCAACGACGACCTAATTAATGGCGAACAGGTTTCTGAGAATCATATTTGGAACCATGTTCTATT AAACGCTAATGCAAACCATGATTTAAGCGACGATGATCATGGTGTTGGAGAGAACTTCCTAGATGCACTATCATCCAAGAGCTTGTCAACTCATCATGTTATGTACAATGAGCCTGCTTGTGAGGACTTGAAGAAGTTGGACAACAATAGTACTTGGGAGTTCATAAACTCAGCTGCCTCCaatttcaacaattttgaaAAGCAAATAAATGGAGGATTCATGGACAACAACATGAATATTAGTATTGAGAAAGAAAGGTTAACCAAGATGTCTAATCAAGTCAGCACCTGGTCCATTGCAACCCCAGAACCACAAGTAGTACTCAACAATATGCCTCCTCATCAAATAATGGATCAAGATAATAAACTTTGTTCTACTATCCTTCATCATGATCGTCAGTACTCACAACCAAATCTCTGTCATTTAAAGCCACAACCGTTTTTTAATGATTCCACATCGTCATGCAATCCTCAGATGGGAATTACAAATAGAAACTCCGGATCCAGTTTATTTTCGTGTTACAGCAGTCAAATTATGAAGGTAGATGATCAGAATCATGGACACCATAATGGCATTGAACATCAGATTGGCCTCAACAACGCAATGGCTGCATATAATCATACTAGCAAGTACTTCAATGGAAATGGATCACTACTGTCGGATTCTTATTATTCTTCATCCACTAGTACTACTGCTGCCAGAAATTTAGCAGATGTTGGATCTTTTACGAGTCAATTAGGAAATAAACCCTTGATTGACCTTCATGCTCCTAAGTCTTGTTTCAAATCTTTCAACTCTTCTGATCATTCTAAGAAGCAAACCCTGCAAACTTCTTCGTCG ACAAGAATGAGTAGTGGAAGAGGACAGGGAATTGCAAAtgaaggaaagaagaaaagaacggACGACACATCATCAGAAACAGTCGTGAAAAAGCCTAAGCAAGAAACTTCTACAGGATCATCTACAAAG ATTCAGGCACCAAAAGTCAAGCTTACGGACAGAATCACGGCCCTTCAACCAATCGTGTCTCCGTTTGGAAAG ACCGATACAGCATCAGTACTATATGAAGCGATTCAGTACATTAAGTTCATGCAAGACCAAGTGCACATG CTATTGAATAGCCCTTATTTGAAGACAAATTCACCAAAG GATCCATGGACGATGGATAGAAAAGATTACAAGGGGGACACAAAGGTTGATCTCAAGAGCAAAGGCCTATGTTTGGTGCCTGTTTCATGTACCCCTCAAGTTTATCGTGAAAATACAGGATCAGACCATTGGACACCAACATATAGAGGATGTTTGTATAGATAA